The Sphingomonas sp. LY54 genome includes a region encoding these proteins:
- the pgi gene encoding glucose-6-phosphate isomerase: MGDAWAAVEAAETRPLQALFKAEPDRLSNLAIEEAGIRFDFSKTHLTAPLVAAFTALAEERDLTGAREALFAGKPINVTEGRAVEHIAERGQGAPDSVQRAAHHRTRMRAVIDAIEAEAFGPVRHILHIGIGGSALGPDFLVDALGRDSDRYEVAIVSNVDGAALEEVFRRFDPTATLLVIASKTFTTTETMLNAQSALTWLEEGGVVDPYGRVIALTASPERAVEFGIDETRILPFADTVGGRYSLWSSIGFPAALALGWDAFEELLEGAAAMDRHFRLQPPERNAPVLAAFVDRYYANVRGAQTRAVFAYDERLRLLPSYLQQLEMESNGKSVTVDGQPVGRATSQITWGGVGTDAQHAVFQLLHQGTHLVPVEFVAAIEPEHGLDFAHHRQLLVNCFAQGAALMGGKASDDPARSYPGDRPSTTLLLDRVDPYTLGALIAFYEHRTFVNGVLLGINPFDQFGVELGKEIAKAIDGGGLEFDPSTEALIERAFGTAL; the protein is encoded by the coding sequence AGGCCGAGCCAGACCGGCTCTCCAATCTGGCGATCGAGGAAGCGGGTATCCGCTTCGATTTCTCCAAGACCCATTTGACCGCGCCGCTGGTCGCCGCCTTCACGGCGCTGGCCGAAGAGCGCGATCTCACCGGCGCACGCGAGGCTTTGTTCGCAGGCAAGCCGATCAACGTCACCGAAGGACGCGCGGTCGAACATATCGCCGAGCGCGGGCAGGGGGCGCCCGACAGCGTCCAGCGCGCCGCCCATCACCGCACCCGCATGCGGGCCGTGATCGACGCGATCGAGGCCGAGGCGTTCGGCCCCGTCCGCCACATCCTCCACATCGGCATCGGCGGCTCCGCGCTCGGGCCCGACTTCCTGGTCGACGCGCTCGGCCGCGATTCCGACCGCTACGAGGTCGCGATCGTGTCCAATGTCGACGGCGCCGCGCTCGAGGAGGTGTTCCGCCGCTTCGATCCGACCGCCACCTTGCTGGTGATCGCATCGAAGACCTTCACCACCACCGAGACGATGCTGAACGCGCAATCGGCTTTGACCTGGCTGGAGGAGGGCGGCGTGGTCGATCCCTATGGCCGCGTCATCGCGCTTACCGCCTCGCCGGAGCGCGCGGTCGAGTTCGGTATCGACGAGACCCGCATCCTGCCGTTCGCCGACACGGTGGGCGGGCGCTACTCGCTCTGGTCGTCGATCGGCTTCCCCGCGGCGCTTGCGCTCGGCTGGGACGCTTTCGAGGAACTGCTCGAGGGGGCGGCGGCGATGGACCGCCACTTCCGGTTGCAGCCGCCGGAGCGCAACGCGCCGGTGCTGGCCGCCTTCGTCGACCGCTATTACGCCAACGTCCGCGGCGCGCAGACCCGTGCCGTCTTCGCCTATGACGAGCGGCTGCGGCTGCTGCCTTCCTACCTGCAGCAGCTCGAGATGGAATCGAACGGCAAGAGCGTCACCGTCGACGGCCAGCCGGTCGGCCGCGCCACCTCGCAGATCACCTGGGGTGGCGTCGGCACGGACGCCCAGCATGCGGTGTTCCAATTGCTCCACCAGGGCACGCATCTCGTCCCGGTCGAGTTCGTCGCGGCGATCGAGCCGGAGCACGGCCTCGATTTCGCCCACCACCGCCAGCTCCTCGTCAACTGCTTCGCCCAGGGCGCGGCGCTGATGGGGGGCAAGGCGTCCGACGACCCGGCTCGCTCCTATCCCGGCGACCGACCCTCGACGACCCTGCTGCTCGACCGCGTCGACCCGTATACTTTGGGCGCGCTGATCGCCTTTTACGAGCACCGCACCTTCGTGAACGGCGTGCTACTTGGCATCAATCCGTTCGACCAGTTCGGGGTCGAGCTCGGCAAGGAAATCGCCAAGGCGATCGACGGTGGCGGCCTGGAGTTCGACCCGTCCACCGAGGCCCTGATCGAGCGCGCCTTCGGCACGGCGCTATGA